A single genomic interval of Zunongwangia sp. HGR-M22 harbors:
- a CDS encoding efflux RND transporter permease subunit, with amino-acid sequence MKKDNSSIIEWAMKNKSFPLAVAALLVIIGLIGLFNMPRNEFPDFTIRQGLLIGYYPGANSEEVEQQLTTKVEEYLFSFNEVDKTKTYSYSQDGKMYMYVEVANRVDEDATEQFWNKLKNGLLVFQQQKLPKGVRGIIVNSEFGNTAAMILAVQSQNRPYKDLQRHVEDIEDNLRQLEKVAKISHDGGLTEQIAVYADQNKLATYGISPGMLMQSLQDQGSINPGGTLEQQKFDRPIHIDTFIKDETDVANQIVRTGEDGSVIRVKDVAEVKREYEDPDAFTTSNGTKAMIITLEMAKGNNIVQFGKQIEERLTSIEQQLPQDIEIHKIADQPDVVHSAIGHFMKEFGYALVGVILVALFLLPFRVASVAAATIPITISATLAVMYMLGMELNTVTLAALIIVLGIVVDDPIVIIDNHVEKLDEGESIWKAAYHSALQLFPSVFTATLAITATFLPLIFFLSGTAKDFLSTFPFTIMIALFLSLAISVLIVPFFNTIFIKRGLHDVKKEKKKDKKSMLDRLQNFFNSSIQKAMKHAKITLAVGIASVVLGIILFSSLTQELFPVIERNQFAVEVYLAKGSNLEETAKVVKKFEKEVLKDDERVLNYTSFIGESSPRFHMVYAPNLPAKNYAQILITTASEDATEEVLKDYDKHYADIFPNAYLRMKQLNMVNKPAPIEVRLFGNDIEQLRTYGDSIINLARQTPETIWSRTNFGEKQSTINIDIKKDEAAQVGLSKENIANTVAMYMEGLNATKVYDEDYAIQVKIKAENNKAQTVADLRELSILSAKTQSMIPLRQVANVKPGWEEEQITHRNGMRCLTVRVDITKGAVANVVLEKLRPKIKKLNIPDTIRVDYGGEYEMQQENLVPMGISLSISVLVIFLILIWHFKSIKHATLSFITMPLSILGAALGLMLMQYPFGFTSFLGILALCGIVVRNGIILIDFADELRYEENYSVKEASIMAAQRRMRPIFLTSSAAAVGVIPMIISRSTLWGPLGTVIAFGLMISMVLTLYVLPVLYWMFFRNEEKEDENKTEEA; translated from the coding sequence ATGAAAAAAGATAACAGCTCTATTATAGAATGGGCTATGAAAAACAAATCGTTTCCGCTTGCGGTTGCCGCACTTTTGGTAATTATCGGGCTTATTGGTTTGTTTAATATGCCACGTAACGAATTTCCGGATTTTACCATTCGCCAAGGATTATTAATTGGGTATTATCCGGGAGCCAATTCTGAAGAAGTAGAACAACAATTGACAACTAAAGTTGAAGAATACCTGTTTAGTTTTAACGAAGTTGATAAAACCAAAACCTACTCCTATTCCCAAGACGGGAAAATGTATATGTACGTTGAAGTTGCTAACCGAGTAGATGAAGATGCTACCGAGCAGTTTTGGAATAAACTTAAAAATGGTTTACTCGTTTTTCAGCAACAAAAATTACCCAAAGGCGTTCGCGGAATTATAGTGAATAGCGAGTTTGGAAATACCGCGGCTATGATTTTAGCGGTGCAATCTCAAAACCGACCCTATAAAGATTTACAACGCCACGTAGAAGATATTGAAGACAATCTTCGCCAGCTAGAAAAGGTAGCAAAAATAAGTCACGATGGTGGATTAACCGAACAAATCGCTGTGTATGCCGATCAGAATAAATTAGCAACCTACGGCATTAGTCCGGGAATGCTAATGCAAAGTTTACAAGATCAAGGTTCCATAAATCCGGGAGGAACTTTAGAGCAGCAAAAATTTGATCGACCTATTCATATTGATACTTTTATTAAAGATGAAACCGATGTGGCCAACCAAATTGTACGTACCGGAGAAGACGGCAGTGTAATTCGGGTAAAAGATGTAGCTGAAGTAAAGCGAGAATATGAAGATCCGGACGCTTTTACCACTTCTAACGGAACCAAAGCGATGATTATTACCTTAGAAATGGCCAAAGGAAATAACATCGTACAATTCGGAAAACAAATTGAAGAACGCTTAACCAGCATCGAGCAACAACTCCCACAAGATATCGAAATTCATAAAATAGCCGATCAGCCGGATGTGGTGCATAGCGCTATTGGCCATTTTATGAAAGAATTTGGTTACGCCTTGGTAGGAGTAATTTTAGTAGCGCTGTTTTTATTGCCGTTTCGTGTAGCTTCGGTTGCCGCTGCCACTATCCCGATTACCATTTCAGCAACATTAGCCGTTATGTATATGTTGGGTATGGAATTAAATACCGTAACGCTGGCGGCACTTATTATTGTGCTGGGAATTGTGGTAGACGATCCTATTGTGATTATCGATAATCACGTAGAAAAATTAGACGAAGGCGAATCGATTTGGAAGGCAGCCTACCACAGTGCGTTACAATTATTCCCGTCTGTATTTACGGCTACCTTAGCTATTACCGCTACCTTTTTACCGCTTATCTTTTTCTTAAGCGGTACGGCGAAAGACTTTTTAAGCACGTTCCCCTTCACTATTATGATTGCGCTGTTTTTATCCTTAGCCATATCTGTGTTAATTGTGCCTTTTTTCAATACTATTTTTATTAAAAGAGGGCTTCACGACGTTAAAAAAGAGAAGAAAAAAGATAAAAAATCCATGTTAGATCGGTTACAAAACTTTTTCAATTCTTCTATACAAAAAGCAATGAAACACGCTAAAATCACCTTAGCCGTAGGAATTGCTTCTGTAGTTTTAGGAATCATTTTATTTTCAAGCTTAACTCAAGAATTATTCCCGGTTATTGAACGAAACCAGTTTGCAGTTGAAGTGTATTTAGCCAAAGGCAGCAATTTAGAGGAAACGGCCAAAGTGGTTAAAAAGTTTGAAAAAGAAGTTTTAAAAGATGACGAACGCGTACTGAATTACACCAGTTTTATTGGAGAAAGTTCGCCACGTTTCCATATGGTTTACGCACCTAATTTACCGGCTAAAAATTATGCTCAAATTTTAATCACCACAGCTTCTGAAGATGCAACCGAAGAAGTATTAAAAGATTATGATAAGCATTATGCCGATATATTTCCGAACGCCTATTTACGAATGAAACAGCTAAATATGGTAAATAAACCGGCACCTATAGAAGTTCGCCTTTTTGGAAACGATATTGAGCAATTGCGTACCTATGGCGATAGCATTATTAATTTAGCACGGCAAACCCCAGAAACCATTTGGTCGAGAACCAATTTTGGCGAAAAACAGTCTACCATTAACATCGATATTAAAAAAGATGAAGCGGCACAAGTTGGCTTAAGTAAAGAAAATATTGCCAATACGGTGGCGATGTATATGGAAGGTTTAAATGCTACCAAAGTGTACGATGAAGATTATGCCATTCAGGTAAAAATTAAAGCCGAAAATAACAAAGCACAAACCGTAGCCGATTTAAGAGAACTTTCGATACTTTCTGCAAAAACCCAAAGTATGATTCCGCTTCGGCAAGTAGCCAATGTAAAACCCGGTTGGGAAGAAGAACAAATTACCCACCGTAACGGAATGCGTTGTTTAACCGTTCGGGTAGATATTACCAAAGGTGCCGTTGCCAATGTGGTATTAGAAAAACTTAGGCCAAAAATCAAGAAACTAAATATTCCCGATACCATTCGAGTAGATTATGGTGGTGAATACGAGATGCAACAAGAAAATTTGGTTCCGATGGGCATTTCACTTTCCATTAGTGTATTAGTCATTTTCTTGATTTTAATCTGGCATTTTAAATCGATAAAACATGCAACGTTGAGTTTTATTACGATGCCGTTAAGTATTTTAGGAGCCGCATTAGGCTTAATGCTGATGCAATACCCGTTTGGTTTTACCTCGTTCCTTGGGATTTTAGCCTTGTGCGGAATTGTAGTAAGAAACGGTATTATTTTAATAGATTTTGCTGATGAACTTCGGTACGAAGAGAATTATAGCGTTAAAGAAGCTTCAATAATGGCAGCGCAACGTAGAATGCGCCCCATCTTTTTAACCTCTTCAGCAGCAGCGGTAGGTGTGATTCCTATGATTATTAGTAGGTCTACTCTTTGGGGACCTTTAGGAACTGTTATCGCCTTCGGGTTAATGATTTCTATGGTACTAACGCTGTATGTTTTACCTGTTTTATATTGGATGTTCTTTAGAAACGAAGAAAAAGAAGATGAAAATAAAACCGAAGAAGCTTAA
- a CDS encoding TolC family protein, whose product MNTNFSAYLKKLGIFALFTVAITANAQENYITLEKAKKAALQYSHDIKNGNLRIEKANAQKQEALANYFPTVEALGGTVYAFDNFIDPIALLGIPEIDNVYLASATASEVVFAGGKVRNANKLAEIQVNANQIRAEQSVDSVILTTEKKYWQLVQLQEQQKVVDAAKLYLSELLAQQQDLLEAGLIAKNQLLQVKVNRSKVLLKESKLANMRKLSLLDLAVYTGLDYDTTQVAVDTLHQVIPPELKYEHTVNVSENKNYQLLDEQIQASKLQTKMAQASQLPQISVGVNASKYGTFNTGLDSDIQPLAFGLVRIPISAWWGKEKQQVKQRKIEEKIAINQLKKGQDQIRVGITKSWYDLIDAYKQIEYAKDNLEYAEENLEVQRDNYNSGLNNLTDLLDAQRLQQEAKTELVNAFAEYEVKETVYLYRNNKLDAPEMEELSEENEY is encoded by the coding sequence ATGAACACTAATTTTTCAGCATATTTAAAAAAGCTTGGCATTTTTGCACTATTCACGGTAGCTATTACAGCAAATGCACAAGAAAATTATATCACGCTAGAAAAAGCTAAGAAAGCAGCTTTACAATATAGCCACGATATTAAAAATGGAAATTTACGTATAGAAAAAGCTAACGCACAAAAACAAGAAGCCTTGGCCAATTACTTTCCTACGGTGGAAGCTTTAGGCGGAACGGTGTATGCCTTCGACAATTTTATAGATCCTATTGCTTTATTAGGAATACCGGAAATCGATAATGTATATTTAGCTTCGGCCACCGCATCTGAAGTGGTTTTTGCCGGCGGAAAAGTAAGAAACGCCAACAAATTAGCAGAAATACAAGTAAACGCCAATCAAATTCGGGCAGAACAGTCTGTTGACTCTGTTATTCTAACCACCGAAAAAAAATACTGGCAATTGGTACAATTACAAGAACAGCAAAAAGTAGTGGATGCCGCCAAATTGTATCTTTCTGAATTATTAGCACAACAACAAGATTTATTAGAAGCCGGATTAATTGCTAAAAATCAATTACTACAAGTAAAAGTAAATAGAAGTAAGGTTTTACTTAAGGAAAGCAAATTAGCCAATATGCGGAAATTATCTTTGCTAGATTTGGCCGTGTACACTGGTTTAGATTACGATACTACCCAAGTTGCTGTAGACACCTTACACCAAGTAATACCACCAGAACTGAAATATGAGCATACGGTAAATGTTTCAGAAAATAAAAATTATCAATTATTAGACGAGCAAATTCAAGCCTCTAAACTACAAACTAAAATGGCACAAGCCAGCCAGTTGCCGCAAATATCTGTAGGAGTAAATGCCAGTAAATATGGTACTTTTAATACCGGTTTAGATTCCGATATTCAACCATTAGCCTTTGGACTCGTGCGAATTCCTATTTCAGCTTGGTGGGGTAAAGAAAAACAACAAGTAAAGCAGCGAAAAATTGAAGAGAAAATAGCCATCAATCAATTAAAGAAAGGGCAGGATCAAATTAGGGTAGGTATCACAAAAAGCTGGTACGATTTAATAGACGCATACAAGCAAATTGAATATGCCAAAGATAACTTAGAATATGCGGAAGAAAATCTAGAAGTGCAACGTGACAATTACAATAGCGGTTTAAATAATTTAACCGATTTGTTGGATGCCCAACGATTACAACAAGAAGCTAAAACGGAACTAGTGAATGCTTTTGCTGAATACGAAGTAAAAGAAACCGTGTATTTATATAGAAATAATAAGTTAGATGCTCCCGAAATGGAAGAATTATCTGAGGAAAACGAATATTAA
- a CDS encoding TetR/AcrR family transcriptional regulator encodes MESKEDFVKKQIIDASKTVFKKYGFKKATMDHIAKASGKGRSTLYYYFKNKNEVFEAFVKNEYESRILETSTEISHEFTIKENLSKYRKIKLEHLIKLSETYQYLLSDLKENTSFLFQLLYEIRAEEVSIIENCLTWAIEKEEITSVPKADLNFLALAIVTATDSLEKEIFLYQRYSNDMFDRLDWINQLIIKGLQH; translated from the coding sequence ATGGAATCCAAAGAAGACTTTGTAAAAAAACAGATTATAGACGCTTCTAAAACGGTATTTAAAAAATACGGTTTTAAAAAAGCCACGATGGATCATATTGCCAAAGCTTCCGGTAAAGGCAGAAGTACTTTATATTATTATTTTAAAAATAAAAATGAGGTTTTTGAGGCTTTTGTGAAAAATGAATATGAAAGCAGAATTCTAGAAACTTCAACTGAGATTTCTCATGAATTTACCATCAAAGAAAATCTTTCTAAATACAGAAAGATTAAGCTTGAACATCTTATCAAACTTTCAGAGACTTACCAATATCTATTAAGCGATTTAAAAGAAAACACCAGTTTTTTGTTTCAGTTATTATATGAAATTCGGGCAGAAGAAGTTTCAATTATCGAGAACTGCCTCACGTGGGCTATCGAAAAAGAAGAAATTACTTCGGTACCTAAGGCCGATTTAAATTTTTTAGCCCTAGCTATTGTGACGGCAACCGATAGTCTTGAAAAAGAAATTTTCTTATATCAACGCTATTCAAACGATATGTTCGATCGTTTAGATTGGATTAATCAACTTATTATAAAAGGACTTCAACACTAA
- a CDS encoding biliverdin-producing heme oxygenase: MMLETLRKETSDLHKEIESDNAASLIMDHAITLEEYRTLLLQNFLAYRIVEDEIKQFYPNFSTDKSERLAIDLKMLGVEFETALSYFKNDFYCRDKIEALGASYVLEGSAMGGMLIAKELQHCEHLKDISQHHFFNGDRKNVEGWKQFMKEVSSKEFTEEEIQIATAKAQETFRFFGKVFNYNPLNQYNF; encoded by the coding sequence ATGATGTTAGAAACGCTTAGAAAAGAAACATCAGATTTACATAAGGAGATTGAAAGCGATAACGCTGCGAGTCTAATTATGGATCATGCCATTACCCTAGAAGAATATAGGACGCTACTGCTTCAAAATTTCTTAGCATATCGTATTGTTGAAGATGAAATAAAACAGTTTTACCCTAATTTTTCTACTGATAAAAGTGAGCGATTGGCTATAGATTTAAAGATGCTTGGTGTAGAGTTTGAAACTGCTTTGAGCTATTTTAAAAACGATTTTTATTGTAGGGATAAGATTGAAGCTCTGGGAGCTTCTTATGTTCTAGAAGGTTCGGCAATGGGCGGTATGCTCATTGCAAAAGAACTTCAGCATTGCGAGCATTTAAAAGATATTTCTCAGCATCATTTTTTTAATGGGGACAGAAAAAATGTGGAAGGCTGGAAACAATTTATGAAAGAAGTCAGCTCGAAAGAATTTACAGAAGAAGAAATTCAAATAGCTACGGCAAAGGCTCAGGAAACCTTCCGTTTTTTTGGAAAAGTTTTTAATTACAATCCGTTAAACCAGTACAATTTTTAG
- a CDS encoding pseudouridine synthase translates to MHRYFKIYKPYGYLSQFITNEKPRKKKKLLGELGDFPEETMAVGRLDQDSEGLLFLTTDGKESARITGGGVEKEYYVQVDGDITEKAVELLQHGVEISINGTKYETLPCKAFKLEKRPVFPERAKKIRDERHGPTSWVSITLTEGKFRQVKKMTAVVGFPTLRLVRVRIGNEKLNQMDSGEVIELSKFNC, encoded by the coding sequence ATGCACCGGTATTTTAAAATCTACAAACCTTACGGCTATCTCAGTCAGTTTATCACCAACGAAAAACCTAGAAAAAAGAAAAAGTTGCTGGGTGAACTTGGCGATTTTCCGGAAGAAACGATGGCAGTAGGAAGATTAGATCAGGATTCTGAAGGTTTGTTGTTTCTTACTACCGATGGTAAAGAAAGCGCTAGAATTACCGGTGGTGGTGTAGAAAAAGAATACTATGTACAGGTTGATGGAGATATTACTGAAAAAGCGGTTGAATTATTACAGCATGGTGTAGAAATAAGTATAAATGGTACAAAGTATGAGACACTCCCTTGTAAAGCTTTCAAATTAGAAAAGCGTCCTGTTTTTCCTGAGCGTGCGAAGAAAATTAGAGATGAAAGACACGGTCCAACAAGTTGGGTTTCGATAACCCTAACGGAAGGAAAATTCCGGCAGGTAAAAAAGATGACCGCAGTGGTTGGCTTTCCTACGCTCCGTTTAGTTCGAGTTCGCATAGGCAACGAAAAACTAAACCAAATGGATAGTGGTGAAGTTATTGAACTTTCTAAATTTAATTGTTGA
- a CDS encoding ATP-binding protein, with translation MATGAYSEQEITLTNCDREPIHIIGKAQEHGVIMICDLNTLSVSQCSANVESIFGIDLATILGAPLIEVLPKKVAKSFKRKLKNNESLLPKKFKIGNQKFLSIPSISKDFLILDIEPSGKSLDPVGFQEQLTKILAELNDSGSVNDMCQQAAMLVKYLFDYDRVMIYKFDEDWNGEVVAEVKEPQLESWLGLHYPATDIPKPARDIFMKQGVRIISDVNYKASPIIPEISPITGQASDISSSELRAVSPIHIEYLQNMGVGASLTAAIILNGELWGLVACHHATPKFINYHQRQSCLFLTQVFSNKLALKTTNLFLVKTSASDEIRKKLVLQMTSINNIVHALCNFDPTFVDILDCGGGAIVKDGEVYTCGETPEKKEIAKLCDHFLVNKGTYFSSKSLSNLYPEASKFKSKASGILSARFGNEEGDYIIWFRPEAKETVSWGGNPQKKGFIKNGIEYLTPRKSFERWAEKVSGIAKPWADYDLEAVSSLCENIIHILVKKQKDEIYSLNSRLVEANKELETFSYSVSHDLRAPLRGIDGYARILQDHYWDRLDDYSQKAVKTIVKSAGEMDIMIDDILSYSKVGQTKLSKQLLSIKQIVTNAIEAQNAENNYPGTIIKIDENLPKAVGDRRMISQLINNLISNALKYSSKEELPEIEIGFFKKKEQNVYFIKDNGVGFDPKYKEKIFKLFSRVASKDYLGTGIGLSIAKKVVDKHNGQLWVETEPGKGSVFYFILPDFDE, from the coding sequence TTTGGGATTGATCTTGCAACGATTTTAGGAGCGCCTTTAATAGAGGTTTTACCCAAAAAAGTAGCTAAATCTTTTAAAAGAAAATTAAAAAATAATGAGAGCCTACTTCCAAAGAAGTTTAAAATAGGTAATCAAAAATTTTTAAGCATTCCTTCTATATCAAAAGATTTCTTGATCCTGGATATAGAGCCCTCGGGAAAATCGTTGGATCCAGTTGGTTTTCAAGAACAACTAACTAAAATTTTAGCAGAGCTAAATGATAGCGGTTCTGTAAACGATATGTGCCAACAAGCTGCCATGCTTGTTAAATATCTTTTCGATTATGATCGCGTTATGATTTATAAATTTGACGAAGATTGGAATGGAGAAGTCGTAGCTGAGGTTAAAGAGCCGCAATTAGAAAGTTGGCTGGGTCTACATTATCCTGCAACCGATATTCCTAAACCTGCTCGTGATATTTTCATGAAGCAGGGTGTTCGTATAATAAGTGATGTAAATTATAAAGCCTCACCGATAATTCCTGAAATCTCTCCGATTACGGGACAAGCTTCAGATATATCTAGTTCAGAATTACGAGCGGTTTCTCCAATTCATATAGAATACCTTCAAAATATGGGAGTTGGTGCTTCTTTAACTGCTGCCATTATTCTGAATGGAGAATTATGGGGATTGGTGGCATGTCACCATGCTACACCAAAATTTATAAATTACCATCAAAGACAATCTTGTTTATTTTTAACTCAGGTTTTTTCGAACAAACTTGCTTTAAAAACAACTAATTTATTCTTAGTCAAAACTTCAGCATCAGATGAGATCCGCAAAAAATTAGTTTTGCAGATGACGTCGATTAATAATATAGTACATGCACTTTGCAATTTTGATCCAACTTTTGTTGATATATTAGATTGCGGTGGCGGTGCAATTGTTAAAGACGGAGAAGTATATACTTGTGGTGAAACCCCAGAGAAAAAAGAAATTGCAAAATTATGTGATCATTTTTTAGTTAATAAAGGAACTTACTTTTCTTCTAAGTCCTTGTCTAATTTATATCCTGAAGCGAGTAAATTTAAATCGAAAGCCTCAGGAATTCTTAGTGCGCGATTTGGTAATGAGGAAGGTGATTATATAATTTGGTTTAGACCAGAGGCTAAAGAAACGGTAAGCTGGGGCGGAAACCCACAAAAAAAAGGATTCATAAAAAACGGAATCGAATATCTTACCCCGCGCAAGTCGTTTGAGCGTTGGGCAGAAAAAGTTTCTGGAATAGCCAAGCCATGGGCAGATTATGATCTTGAGGCTGTAAGTAGTTTGTGCGAAAATATAATCCATATTTTAGTTAAAAAGCAAAAGGACGAAATTTATTCACTTAATAGTAGGCTAGTAGAAGCAAATAAAGAACTGGAAACGTTTAGTTATAGTGTCTCTCACGATTTAAGAGCACCTCTAAGGGGGATAGACGGTTATGCTAGGATATTACAAGATCATTATTGGGATCGCTTGGACGACTATAGCCAAAAGGCGGTAAAAACTATCGTAAAATCGGCTGGAGAAATGGATATAATGATCGATGATATTTTGTCATATTCCAAAGTAGGGCAAACAAAATTATCTAAACAATTGTTATCGATAAAGCAAATTGTTACTAACGCGATTGAAGCACAAAACGCTGAAAATAATTATCCTGGTACGATCATTAAAATTGATGAAAATTTACCCAAAGCTGTTGGTGATCGCCGCATGATTTCCCAACTGATCAATAATTTAATAAGCAATGCTTTAAAATATAGTAGTAAAGAAGAGCTTCCTGAAATAGAGATAGGATTTTTTAAGAAGAAAGAGCAAAATGTTTATTTTATTAAAGATAATGGTGTAGGTTTTGATCCTAAATATAAAGAGAAGATTTTCAAATTATTCTCCAGAGTTGCTTCCAAAGACTACCTGGGAACGGGAATTGGTCTTTCTATTGCAAAAAAAGTAGTAGACAAGCATAATGGGCAATTATGGGTAGAAACCGAACCGGGCAAAGGATCTGTTTTTTATTTTATTTTGCCAGATTTTGATGAATAG
- a CDS encoding efflux RND transporter periplasmic adaptor subunit — protein sequence MRTIRFTLLVFSIFLAISCGEEKKSTPIQPIEVKTMTIGNPSSAQQNQDIGFTGKIIANKKINVSFQIGGTIEYLKADMGDFVQKGELLAEVDATAYKEKYQAKKAQAELAKENYERINEVYLKGSIAEIKMIEARSKYQQAKAAANAVYQNVKHSKLYAPTSGYIGAKIMEAGDLASPGRPVFQLLDINKVKAAIPIPDEEVNQLKNGDSAKVKINALDNEIVHGQVSEISIQSNQQNPVYIAQITINNPDRKIKPGMSCAAMLDFDKNETSKNTSIVLPVEVVSVTENGENFVYIVQNGKAKRQMVTTGKLYNNGIAITSGLQNNDQVITSGYHKLTDNTPIKIAK from the coding sequence ATGCGCACTATTCGTTTCACTTTGCTAGTCTTTAGCATTTTTCTGGCCATAAGCTGTGGTGAAGAAAAAAAATCGACTCCTATTCAACCTATCGAGGTAAAAACGATGACGATTGGTAACCCAAGTTCAGCTCAACAAAATCAGGACATTGGTTTTACCGGTAAAATTATAGCCAATAAAAAAATAAATGTAAGCTTTCAAATAGGTGGAACTATTGAATATTTAAAAGCCGATATGGGCGATTTTGTTCAGAAAGGTGAATTATTAGCCGAAGTTGATGCCACCGCTTATAAAGAAAAATACCAGGCAAAAAAAGCTCAGGCAGAATTAGCTAAAGAGAACTACGAGCGTATTAACGAAGTGTATTTAAAAGGAAGTATTGCTGAAATTAAAATGATTGAAGCGCGCTCTAAATACCAACAGGCAAAAGCTGCAGCAAATGCCGTATACCAAAACGTAAAGCATAGTAAATTATACGCACCTACCAGCGGATATATTGGTGCTAAAATTATGGAAGCCGGAGATTTAGCAAGCCCCGGGCGTCCGGTTTTTCAGTTATTAGATATCAACAAGGTTAAAGCTGCCATTCCTATTCCGGATGAAGAAGTGAATCAGCTAAAAAATGGCGATAGCGCTAAAGTAAAAATCAATGCTTTAGATAATGAAATAGTTCATGGACAGGTTTCTGAAATTTCTATTCAGTCTAACCAACAAAATCCGGTTTACATAGCACAAATCACAATCAATAACCCCGATCGAAAAATAAAACCCGGTATGTCTTGCGCTGCTATGCTCGATTTCGATAAAAATGAAACCTCAAAAAACACGTCAATTGTGTTACCGGTTGAAGTAGTTTCGGTAACCGAAAATGGCGAAAATTTTGTGTATATCGTACAAAATGGCAAAGCAAAACGACAAATGGTTACTACCGGAAAATTGTACAATAACGGTATTGCAATTACCTCAGGATTACAAAATAACGATCAAGTAATTACTTCCGGCTATCATAAATTAACCGACAATACTCCCATAAAAATAGCTAAATAA
- a CDS encoding MarR family winged helix-turn-helix transcriptional regulator: MDDDFLVEMGYAGLTGRLKRLSDSFLYSTRQFYRDNGLEIEPNWHMIFLLLEKHERLTVMEIAEKLHLSHPAIVQLVDKMKKKGYINSVKDPKDKRKHLLRLSKKARLKLPEMQRHWDAGDKAVKEIMNHSKAIFDHLAILEKNIEQADFNERSKKYLNKTE, encoded by the coding sequence ATGGATGACGATTTTTTAGTGGAAATGGGTTATGCAGGTTTAACTGGCAGATTGAAACGACTTAGCGATTCCTTTTTATATTCAACACGCCAGTTTTATCGTGATAATGGTCTTGAAATTGAACCAAATTGGCATATGATTTTTCTTCTGTTAGAAAAACATGAGCGATTAACCGTTATGGAAATTGCCGAAAAACTACACCTCTCCCACCCTGCAATAGTGCAGCTGGTTGATAAAATGAAGAAAAAAGGATATATCAATTCAGTTAAAGATCCTAAAGATAAAAGGAAACACTTACTTCGGCTTTCAAAAAAGGCGCGACTTAAATTGCCCGAAATGCAGCGACATTGGGATGCTGGTGATAAAGCTGTAAAAGAAATAATGAATCATAGCAAAGCGATTTTCGATCACCTAGCCATTCTTGAAAAGAATATAGAGCAAGCTGATTTTAATGAGCGCTCAAAAAAGTACCTCAACAAAACTGAGTAA
- a CDS encoding response regulator: protein MITTALKILLVEDYEVDAELITMQINKIVENPEIEVVDNVEDCKNKLHNFVPDVILSDYNLPTCTGLDILKLTKNFDDSLPFIFVTGTIDDDELAANTILAGASGFILKKNMKNLSEKLKPLLKKVVFNMLEQEELREKIRRNKIAVNQIYQYLDEINAENDEQRLNISKIRENIDNITLDNDVRNA, encoded by the coding sequence ATGATTACGACGGCGCTAAAAATTTTATTAGTAGAGGATTATGAGGTTGATGCAGAGTTAATTACGATGCAGATTAATAAAATTGTTGAAAATCCTGAAATTGAGGTAGTAGATAATGTAGAAGATTGTAAGAATAAGCTTCATAATTTTGTTCCAGATGTAATACTATCAGATTATAATCTACCTACTTGTACCGGGCTAGATATCCTTAAGTTAACTAAGAATTTTGATGATAGTCTTCCTTTTATATTTGTGACAGGAACTATCGACGATGATGAGCTTGCCGCAAATACTATTCTCGCTGGAGCTTCAGGCTTCATATTAAAGAAAAATATGAAGAACTTAAGTGAAAAATTGAAACCACTGCTTAAAAAAGTAGTCTTCAATATGCTGGAGCAGGAAGAGTTACGAGAGAAAATTAGAAGAAATAAAATAGCAGTAAATCAAATCTATCAATACTTAGATGAGATTAATGCTGAAAATGACGAGCAACGTCTTAATATTAGTAAGATTAGAGAAAATATAGATAATATCACTTTAGATAATGATGTTAGAAACGCTTAG